A genomic region of Ammospiza nelsoni isolate bAmmNel1 chromosome 3, bAmmNel1.pri, whole genome shotgun sequence contains the following coding sequences:
- the TNFAIP3 gene encoding tumor necrosis factor alpha-induced protein 3 isoform X3 — protein MTPGCFFPQNWEEEWEYLIEMTSPEISGARNRLPYNALEEIHIFVLANILRRPIIVLADKVVRSLESGSSFAPLNVGGVYLPLLWPAEECYRYPIVLGYDNMHFTPLVTLKDSGPEIRAVPLVTSEHGRFEDLNVHFLTDAEEREKEQLLKDYLIVIEIPVQGWDHGTTHLINAAKLDEGNLPKEINLVEDYFQLVQHEYKKWQENAEPARRETCSRNRQDLSLSQLSLLQMKCETPNCPFYMSVNTQPYCHECFEQRSQGSKGRKQSSKAAPEKLKAAGSGSSRGDICEPGGWTSEGPVTEPRSAPPTAPSLFLYSETTAMKCRTPDCPFTLNVQHNGLCERCYNSRQLSPCNNVDDQRHLDYATCKLCRQKAKRTFNGICSTCFKRSTEQSPNGSPAFLPTCHQRSTSDPSQISQILHQHSCHQAPSSHGKEPPPPALPPEENRGGSLCRKPGCKFFGTPQNEGFCTLCFFEYRENHDSVLLRHQRRSQRKSSAADQTGSSAAGFHNTVSCQRRDCGTLGSTMLEGYCQKCFIIAQNQRFQEARRTEEQLVRQPERTGQHRGEVQRAALSAQKRQCAVASCRNSLACRSEDLCPECRRLGQLPPPGSAREPGAQEPPKQRCRAPACDHYGNAKCNGYCNECYQFKQIYG, from the exons ATGACACCCGG CTGTTTCTTTCCTCAGAACTGGGAGGAGGAGTGGGAATACCTCATTGAAATGACCTCCCCAGAAATATCTGGGGCTCGAAATAGACTTCCCTATAATGCGCTGGAAGAAATCCACATCTTCGTCCTTGCTAACATCCTCCGAAGGCCAATCATTGTCCTTGCAG ATAAAGTGGTTAGAAGCTTAGAGTCAGGCTCCAGTTTTGCTCCTCTGAATGTTGGTGGTGTTTACTTGCCTCTCCTGTGGCCAGCTGAAGAATGCTACAGATACCCAATTGTGCTTGGCTATGACAACATGCATTTTACACCACTGGTGACTCTGAAGGACAGCGGGCCAG AAATCCGGGCTGTCCCTCTGGTCACCAGTGAGCACGGCAGATTTGAGGATTTGAATGTGCACTTTCTGACAGATgcagaagagagggagaaagagcaGCTGCTAAAAGACTACTTGATAGTGATTGAAATTCCAGTGCAAGGCTGGGATCATGGTACAACTCATCTAATTAATGCTGCAAA GTTAGATGAAGGCAACCTACCCAAAGAAATAAACCTCGTGGAAGATTACTTTCAATTGGTACAGCATGAGTACAAGAAGTGGCAGGAGAATGCTGAACCTGCTAGAAGAGAGACGTGTTCCAGGAACAGACAGGATCTGTCactttcccagctctccctcttACAGATGAAATGTGAAACACCAAATTGCCCTTTCTACATGTCTGTGAACACCCAGCCCTACTGCCACGAATGCTTTGAGCAGAGGTCCCAaggaagcaaaggaagaaagcagAGCTCCAAAGCAGCACCTGAGAAGCTGAAGGCAGCTGGGTCAGGCTCCTCCCGTGGGGATATTTGTGAACCTGGGGGGTGGACATCTGAAGGGCCTGTAACGGAGCCTCGCTCTGCGCCTCCGACCGCCCCGAGCCTTTTCCTGTACAGTGAAACCACAGCCATGAAGTGCAGGACCCCAGACTGCCCCTTCACACTGAATGTGCAACACAACGGGCTGTGTGAGCGCTGCTACAACTCCAGACAGCTCAGTCCCTGCAACAACGTGGATGACCAGAGACACTTAGACTATGCCACATGCAAACTGTGCCGCCAAAAGGCCAAGAGGACCTTCAATGGTATATGCAGCACTTGCTTCAAAAGGTCTACAGAGCAGTCCCCAAATGGCAGTCCCGCTTTCCTGCCCACCTGCCACCAGAGATCGACATCTGACCCGTCCCAGATCTCACAGATCCTCCACCAGCACTCCTGCCATCAGgctcccagcagccatggcaaGGAGCCCCCGCCACCAGCGCTGCCTCCCGAGGAGAACAGGGGAGGCAGCCTCTGTAGGAAACCTGGCTGCAAGTTTTTTGGGACACCACAAAATGAGGGCTTTTGCACGCTGTGTTTCTTTGAGTACAGGGAAAACCATG ACAGTGTTTTGCTGCGCCACCAGAGGAGATCTCAGAGGAAGTCTTCAGCAGCGGATCAGACCGGGAGCTCTGCTGCCGGCTTCCATAACACCGTGTCCTGCCAGCGGCGCGACTGCGGCACCCTGGGCAGCACAATGCTCGAGGGCTACTGCCAGAAGTGCTTCATTATAGCCCAGAACCAGCGATTCCAAGAAGCCAGAAGGACAGAAGAGCAGCTGGTGAGGCAGCCAGAA agaacagggcagcacagaggagaaGTGCAGCGAGCAGCATTGAGTGCCCAGAAGAGACAGTGTGCTGTGGCTTCATGTAGAAACAGCCTGGCCTGCAGGAGTGAGGACCTGTGCCCGGAGTGCCGGCGCCTGGGCCAGCTGCCGCCGCCGGGGAGTGCCCGGGAGCCGGGGGCACAGGAGCCTCCCAAGCAGCGCTGCCGAGCCCCTGCCTGCGACCACTATGGCAATGCCAAGTGCAACGGTTACTGCAACGAGTGCTACCAGTTCAAACAGATCTATGGCTAG